CTGCACAGAAAGGCACAGAAATAATTCTATTAATGCGATGGCAAAAATTTTAACTGACATTAGAACAAATGAATGTGCTCGTGTGTGCATCAGgcataataaaacagaaacatgacaTCTGCATGGattaagaaacaacaaatacTAGAACAAACTACCAGTTTGAAGAGAGTGTTAGCTAACACAAATTTGTCTACAGCAGTATCATATCTCAAGTTTGTTAATTATCTGGACAAAAAATCCTATCTCATATTATATCCAGAATTTTGAATCTGATCACTTTTTGAAACTGAATATTTCTAAaaccaaatggtaaatgttctgcacttatatagataTTATATAAAGAGCATAAGTGTGGATTcattttctacctattggcactcaaagcgctttacactgcttcttattcacgcattcgcactcacaatcacactcatcACCTAAGTTGCCCCTAAGCTGTAGTTGCTGACTTGTgtaatacatacatataaatactTTCACCTTCTTTTGTTTAGACAGCAGGAAGTGGAAACTGTGCATAGCTTTCATTACTTTGATGTTCATACTGATAAGGTGCAGGTGTAACTATGTTGAGAAGAGTAACAGACAGTGAAGTGTTACCTGTCCCTAGCCCAAGCCTCAGACCGCCAATGTAGTGGTTGTTGAGTCTGTCATGATCCCACACTGTGAGCTCCACACAGGCCTCTCTGAGGTCCTCTTGTTGGAAGCCATCATACACCATGGTATGGTTGAACATTGGGTTTGCCGTCCTCTTCACCACCCGTGTTTTCTGACGGCTTTTTCTGCTTGTGTCTGGAAGTACagtgctgcagcagaaacaaaggAAAGAGATACAGTAAgtggcatttatttattctgaaagGTCAGATAAAATCTTAGTCATGTATGTAAGCAGAAAGTGCCTAACccctaataaataaacaattataaaatgaataatcACATGAATACATTTATCATAATACTATggctgcaactaatgattatttttgatGCTAACgtcttatgttttcttttgtccaaCCAATACTTTAAAATCTGTATCGCGTACAGTTTTAACATTGAAACAGATTTTTTGGATTCTGTATTTTGTATCTGTAATTCCTTgtcaaaaagaacatttcagatatccacaatgttatttttaataggACAAAATAAGGAcgtttgtgttatgttttagGCTTTTAATTTCAGATATCCCAATTATTTTAGATTTACACAGTGAACATTCTGAATATCTACAGTAGAATTCCTGCTAGAAAAAACTCCCATTTTCGATAGCTACAGTCAAATTGTTACTAGttataatgttattttcagatacctaaaatataagaaaacagATATCGATCCATCCATTCCATATCTGGAAATCCATAGTGTAAATTTGAATGAACAAAATACATagtgacaaaaaaatgtcagtgcagATATCCAAAATCCTTATTAtgactagtcaaaatgtaatttctgatATCTACAATTAGTATTATTACTAGCAATGCTGCTATTGAtagatatatttttaatttactgggTAGAAAGAATGTCATCGTGAATAATTCTTGGCTGGAAGGAATTGTATTGAACGCCACTTAAGCTTTTTATCTACTAGATAtcttaaatacagttttgacaAGTAAAACCAAAGTGGTAGATATATTGAAATACAATTTCTACTAATAAGaatgtaatttacttttttttattaagccaaaaaagtaaaaacagatgaGCTTTTTTAGCGTCAGTAGAGGCATGATAAAATTAcgattaataataatgttattataataataataataataataataataataataataataatgtttttaattatttattatttatttcattctgAATATTTCCTACCATTTCACAAACGGGTCAATCATCCCTCCTGTGACTGAAGGGAGATTCTTGCAGTCTTTCACCCAAATCTGCATCTCTCCAGTCTCAATTCTAGAGGTTCTGTTACCTGTGTGCAATCAAACCATCATCAGAAAGACCAGaatgataatattaataatagctGATAGAAACTGAGGTGTCATCAGCTTACTGTGAGACATCTTTGGCAGGAATCTCAGAGCAACTCTCATCTGTCCCCTGCTGTCCATCAGATGCGAGGGAGATGGTGTTGAGGTTTGTGCTAACACCTGAAGAATGAAGCTGAAGTGAACACACGTCTAATCAAATAACCCCTGTACTACAGGCTATAAGAAGAAGTGCAGCTTTTACCCTGGTTTTTAATCTGTGTTCATTTATCTGTGTGTTGCTGAAGTCCCACTCTGACAAATCCAGGTCCACCTCACCCAAGAAACTGTTCCGCCCTAAAGTGTCATTGTGCCACACCGAGATGTTCAAATTCTGAGTTTTCAACTCCTCCATTTTGATGGTAAACTATGCAGGGAGAAGACAGTGCTGTTTGAAAAATCTGGAATAGATATAAAGAGAAATTTGTAACAACACAAACTCACCTTGAGAATTTCATTGTAGGTTGGGTTTAACGTCTTCTTTTTTACTGTGGTTTTTCTCTTTCCCAGCTTTGACTTATCAGGAAGAAGATAACACTTCACATACCtgtcaaacagcagcaaacTATCAGTTCTTCACATGACATCAGGAGACAACAAACTCTCTCTCTAACTTTCATATCATAAATATAATTGGCTGATACAACATTTGCTCTACCTTTGCCATTCTTAACATATACGGCAACTACTCACGGGTCACAGCGGCTCTTCTTGGTGTCAGCCATAGCCAGATCCTTGCAGTGCACCACAAAGATATGAAATTCCCCAAGCTTCTGGATGTAGTTCACAGCAAATTGAATGCTCCCCTGGATCTCAAAGTCACTGCAGTCTGCAGGGTTAATGCTGCTGAGGCTGCCACTGACCTGCTAATTCACAAGACCCCAGTAGAGTGAAAGCACcatcctctctgtttttttatacTCATTTATGTAAAGTGAAAATCCATTCATTAGCAATGATtaattgtttattcatttattcagtgaTTGGTTGATAGCTGGCTTAAGCTGCATGGCAGCTATAAACAGCCACAATgtgagtaaaaaaatatattagatTAATTATAAATCTgaagttgtttatgttcttatggtcaaaaaaatgtcaagaatGAGTCAAcccaaacatttttgtttcagtaatATTGGCTAAAAACTACAGTTCAAGCTGTTTCAGGAACATGCTGGAAAAGTCTAACTAAATATTTCTTtagcagaaaaagcaaaaaatcaaaatgtactGAGAGATTAACTACTCAGATCGTTGGTTTGGGTCTTTTCATTGGATTGTCAATAAGAAAAGTACAGACCATCATTAGCCTTATTTTCCTACCACTCAACATTTAACAAACACGATGAAAGACTAAAACATTCAAGATATCCAAAATAGGGTCCAAGGGTCCAAAATAACCTTGAGGTTCAAATGAAACTTGCCAAAGCTCACATATtacagagtgtgtgtggattttttCAGAAGCTTATATTATCTAGTGAAATGCACATGGACATACAGACGACATGGACGCCATTCCTGAGGAAAGACTTATGTTAGACGTGGAGTTGCTGATGTTTCTTCTCCAGCCCAAATTAGTGCCAAATGTGCTGTCACTCTCTGTCTAATAAgtttgagaaaaaacaaaaagttaaaaacatatataaaacatgtctgacagagaaagcaaaaactaaataaatcagaaaatcaTGTACAAGTGGAGCCAGTAAAAGGTGATTTACCTCATTCTGCTGAAGAACAGGAACTGACAAGCTGGTTTTTGTCTGCTTTGAGTTGGACAGAGCAGAGGCTGATAGCAGATGTGAAGAAACCAGAAGAAATATATGACTTCACACCTCTGACATTGACCATGAAGTATAATAAGTGCTGTATATCTTAAATTCAAGAGTATGTTTAATTAACTGCCCAGCCTGTGTATGTACTGATAAATGTGTGGAGAGAAGACCCCATGTTTACCATCATCCACGCTTAAACTCATTTGCTCGCTTGATTCAGTTTTACTCTTCTCGTCTCCTACAAAGAAATTAGGCCACGATACATTATCATTGACATGTAAAATTAGATCATGATTCAGTGCTGAGACTTTTGTTTGGAAATGTATTGCACCACCAATACACTAAAGCTTTAAGAAATTCTGATTGCTTGTCTGGTTACCTATAgaacacatgcatttaaaaaaaaatccttttactTGTATGGGAGGTGAGGCTTTCCAGACTTTTGGATAAAGACATGCTCCTTGAAGATAATTGTTTCAGAGGTGACAAGATGGGACTAGAACTGTCATCATAACCTGccacaaatgaaacatcatcaGCTCTAGAGAATTAACTCAACACAGGCAGTACATGGTTAAAGAAGTACTACAGttggaaaccatttaaaacaaataattcagGCAGGTATACTGCTTAGTTCTGTTAAACATGATCCTACTAGGTTTTTAGTTCATAGTGATGAATATGCTCTATCTTACACGGCACAAACCGACTTAAAAACTACAGTGGAAAGATAGTTTTCTACAGATTAAACTGGCATTAGAGGAATTTGTCAGAGCAAGTAtaattatatactatatatattgtataattcTCTAGCAAATCAGTCTCACTGTTAACATGAtgtaattggttttaaaaaaacactgacttagGTGTATGTTTCTTCATAATCTTGAAGAAAGATAAATGGAGAGAGAATTCCAAAGCTCACTATTAGCACTTGCCCGAGACAGAGTCCAGGGCCTGGTAGTTGTGTCTTGGCTGGGGTTTCTGTGTTTACTGACAGCACAAGAACTGGTAGTACTCCACTCATTGTGACTCTCACTTTGGTTTCCAACAAAGTCTCTCAGGGCACATTGTGGTTCGTGTATCTCATCATTCTCTGTAGCAGAGGCTTTCTCGTGGTTAGAAGGAGGGGAATGGGCATTTTCCTTTGGCCCGAGGTAGTACTGATAATCCTGAGGGAGGAATGATCTGGCAAGGTGAGTAAAGGTCCTGAATCTGTGCTCTGAGGCCTTTTTAGATTGTAAGGAAGTAGAGGAGCTTGTACTACTTTGTTCTGTATTTACATGATCAATGTAAGTCCCTGTGTCCTTCAAATGTAAAGGCAGGGGAGAAGATCTGACGTCCATGCTAGGTTTAGTGCCTGTCTGCTTTGCTTTATGTAAGGGACTCTGCTTTGGCACGGTTGTGGGCTTCCCTTCTTGCTGTCTAACAACCTCAGTTTGTGGGTTGATGTCGATTGGAAAGGTTTTCAAAGGAGAGCCTTCGAGACTGGATCTCTCAGGACTGGAGAATTCTTTAGGTAGGACCTTTGGGTGGCAGGTCTTAGGTGGACTCTTCCTGACTTTGTCATTCTGGTTTTTTGACGCTGGCCTGTGGGGTTGACTAGGACTGAGGGGCCTCTCTTCAAATTGTGTTTCGGCTTTGACTTGGTTTTGGGACCATGCTGCAGGTATGTCTCCAGTACTGCTAACACATCTCAGCTGTGATCTGTCTGGATTCAGACTGACAAATCCCTTGTCTGTCACTTTCAATGCTTTCAAGATACCACTGGACTTGGTTCTGTTTAGAGAGGTTTGTTCCTCTCCCTCAGACTCCCTCGGGTCAGACTGAGGGGAGACCTCTTTGTCCCCAAGCATTGAGCTGTGTTCCTTGACTCTTGCAACAATTACTCTTGGGCCTGTATATTCCATCTCCCAGAAATGCTTAAGTTCACTGATCTTGGCTGGCCTGTCCTCTTGAGGAATGGAAGTGGACTGCCTGGGAAGGGAAACTGGAATGTCCCCCACTTGCTTGTGAGTATTGAATCCTACAGAGTGTGCTAAAGAATTGATGATGTTTTCATGTGGGCCAGGAATCTGTGTCTCCTTTACTGAAACTTTTAAGGAGTCTTCTGTCTCCTCATAGATGAGGACTGGATTAGCTCTGTATGTACCATCTTCTGTTGACCAATCTACAGAGAGACTACCTTCAGTCCGCAATGACAAAGTCTTTTTTTGGGACTTGTGAGTAATATCCTGAACTTcgtttttctccattttcatgGGAAGATAGTGTTTGCTCTCCATATACATCTGAGGGACATGTGAAGCTTTGGTTCCTTCCTTAGCTGTGGCCTCCTGTCTTGCCTCTCCTTtggcaaatattatttttggaccagtgttttctctctcccagAAGGCTCTTAGATTGGATAGTTTCTCTAGAGGCTGAACAACTCTGCCTTCTGTTGCCTCTTCATGTACTGTGTATactgtttctttaaattcagAATTCTGCCGTGCTGTCAGTTgtactgttttcacatttgtcatCGTAGAGAGCTTGGTTTCATGTTTGATAAATGCAGATGTGTCCACAGTCATATTTGAAGTACTTTGATAGAGAGTCTGGGATTTATCTGTTTCTGTCCGCTTGGGAATTTTTACAGCTTTGTTCTGTGGACGCTGCACTTCAGCACTTCTGTCACTGCTAAAAAATGTTGGATCAGCATGAGGTGAACTTGAGCTGCCACTAGTGGATGGCTGGGTATCTGATGTTGTCTGAAAAGAATTGTTAGTACTTTGTTCGGGCAACTTTTCTTTGTTAACACTGTGTCCAGTTGCCCCACGTGTGGCCTTTGCCTGAGAGCAATGCTCCTCTTCATGCTTCATCTCCAGGTGAACATGCTTACCTGATTCTTCAGCAGACATAAGGCTGGACACTGAAGGGCATATGAGCTCTGAATGAGACTGCTCAGAGACATCTGCAAAGAGAGCAACCACCTGTTGAATCACTCATATACGGGTTAAACACTGCACACAGCATAAAGTTTCTCCAGTACAATACAGTTACATGTGTTGGattttttatagtttattaCTTAGACGTGAAGTGAGGCCTGCACTGGAAACTGACATAGTGCATTTTCTCAAGTACTCTACTTAGGCACAGCTATGAGGTGCTTTTATGGTACTGTATACTTCTTGTACACTAGTGTAGTCTTCAGAGGAGAAAATACGTATATGACTTTTACAGCACATTTTGCAATCCACATAATAATACTTACATTATGATGTAGACTTTTCACAAACTACTCATCTCTATAAACAATTTCACTgaagctgcaacattaaaaacatacatgaaTATCAAAATGAGTAATTATGCAGCAAGTACTTTTGTCTTTGTAGTTTAGgcattttttgcctttttactaAAGACAATGTGGTAATTCAGTAAAGGATCTCAGTTGGTCTTTCCACCACTGAGGGAGACCATTAGTTTTAGGTGTCAAATGATATTTCTGACAGCATTTTGAAGGACACAATGTATAGGATTTGAAATTGTGCATATCTTTTGCTACtaagtaaaaaacacaaaaaaagaaaatccacatAAAAGCAGATTCATCTCAGggacactgaaataaaacagctgCAACACAATGCACCTGTTGTCTTATATTTTAAGTTATGTTCTACATAAAAACGCATCTACTCTTAAGTACTCTTAACTACATCTGTATACAAGAAGTACCAGAAGTAAAATAGTTAAATAACCAGTTGAGAGCAAAAAATAATATCAGATTATCAAGGTTATACGTTGGCCCTACTTGTAGATATCTCACAGTAAGATAATTAACCTGTGAGTCCAACACCTGGCATGagacataaaaaacaatgaTGACCATTGACATGACATGAATGAAATGCCTCAGAATAACCCATGATGCCAAAGCAGGTTACAGCAAATCCCAATGAGTCAATCAAACACAAATTTCATTGCTTGCAAGAACATGCAAAAGCAGGATAATGTGAGGGCGATTTTTAGATACTCTGTATACACTGATCAGGAATAACATCATGACCACCTGGgcaatgtaatgcaatccaacatagtggctctgccatgaattatacttttacaatgttataatttctcagttttaagtttaaactgtcagaagGTGCAAATTctattatgtgtatgtgtatcgAGATCAAAATGGGTATAAAATTGATGTGAGTATCTGTCTATGTTTATGTTATATGTCTATAACTATTTAAATATTGAAGTCTTCAATTGGTTAAAATTAAGGAATTTGTGGTTAAAACCAATTGTTAGTTTGAATTACTGATTGGTTATTTAGTTGGCTCACTGGTTTAAAACGTCTTACCACCAAATGCTTGGTGTTTGACAACATCTTGCTCTTGGAGCCGTGCCTCATTTTTGAGTTCACCTTCCTGTGAAGCTGTTTGACTGTGGTTGAATAAAGACCTCTGTGTACTAGCAGTGGTATTGCCATTATTTAGATGGTTATTTTCCATCTCAGAGGGAGCAGTGGAGTCAGTGTCCAGCAAACTGTGCTCTCCCAGTTCCTTTCCATCGTGCCACTCCACTCTGCGCTGACCAATTGTGGAGCTGAACCTCGCCTGCTTCGGGTCTACCCAGGTCTCAGTGGGAGAATCCAGACTACTTAGACTCTGCAGGTCCAATTGACAGAACAGGGAGTCTGTGGGCAAGTTATTGAGAATGCCCTGAGGAACATCAGCGTCAGTCTGTCTACATCCTGACCAGTCTACTTCAACAAAGCAGTCCTGAGAACTGCTGCTGACTGCAGATGGATTCAGGTTGGCCGAGCTATCATTACAGTTTTGTCTAATGTTACTAACATAAGAACTGCAGGTCTCAGATGGTGGTAAAGGctctgaaagaacaaaaacaaatgaacaccaACATTGTGACCACTTTAGCTTTGACATAACTTTGtaggcattttaaaatgataaatgttctgcacttatatagcacttttctacctattggcactcaaagcgctttacactgcttcttattcacccattcaaactcacaaccacacacacacagatgggggagctgctatgcaactggccaacactcaccaagagcaactaagttggggttcagtgtcttgctcaaggacacttcgacatgtgactggaggagccagggattgaaccaacaactgtgagattggcggacaaccgctctaccttcctgcgccacaatcACCCAAAATTACTAATTATTAATTACTGGTGTTCAACAGCTCCACTTAACAAAAACTCATGTAGGAGAGACATCTTCCCTGTGCTATAAATCCAGGTCTGGGCAAATGATCAGAATTTGATttgaattacaaaaacaaaataataaagaaaaaaaatgtattgtgccATTATCTGCTTTGCCATGCTCTTTTGCATTGTGTTACTTAATAAATCCAGGGTCCTCCGGTTctttacagctgtgtgttcagccTTCAAAAGCTCAAACTCTTTCATCCAGGCTGTAACATGTTTAGTTCAGCCACAAATTCTACACATCAAGATGGTCCATTTACTTTACAAGTCATGCAGTACAGATTAAGGCTGTGGAATGTAGTTCTGCATAATCCTTGGACTAGTCTGGCAGCCATGTGTATTTGAACTTCATTTCACTTTAACAATCAATGGGAAAATCTGTGCTCCCAGCTCTTTGGTGTATCTCATCACTTATCTAACTAATCTTTTCCTGTGCTACAGTAAATTGTTAGAAATGACAAGTCAGTGCACACTTCCACCTCCATGCAGCCACTGCCCATGCTCACATGCTGTTCACAGAAAAATATAGGACCCACATACCAGGATGTCAAAAATGTTGTAGAGCAGACTTACATTGGTTCGTAATGTAACCGGCGTCACACTTTTTCCATCAATAGCGCACTCaagtcaaacacacaacacatggTAAATCCTTAGATTTAAATGAAGAAACTAATTCATTTTTATAGCACAAGGGAGTGTTCATGTGAAACTTACCCTCATTTAGCGTCCTAGTTTCAGACACTGCTCCATCCACTACCTGACTATTGTTTTCTTTGACAGTATGACATGCACTGAACTCACTGTTGAAAGggttttttctctgcttcaacAAAAGATAcatacatgcacttaagaactGCAACACAGAGATTGGATTCATACTTCAAAGTTTAATCTATTGAACGTTCCCCCAAGCAGGATCTTACCTTTACAGGGGAGTGTGAAACAGGTTTAGATGCATCTTGTGGTGTTTCATCAGGGTTCTGGTTTTGATACCTATGACAATAAACAAAGAAGATAAGAAACAGGAGGATTAGTATGGAACTTCACACTTTCTGGATCtctaaaaaatacatgtaagtgataaaaattttgttttgccCAAATCTGCAGGCTCACGTAAGTAAATTCCATTCTCTTCTGTAACTCAGACATGTTATGTACACATGCATATTAATTTCATGTCCAGTGTCTGTGTACCCTGCAACAAAACCTGTCTTCTTAAGTGTAATAGGACAAATCATTAGTTGT
The Channa argus isolate prfri chromosome 24, Channa argus male v1.0, whole genome shotgun sequence genome window above contains:
- the sytl2a gene encoding synaptotagmin-like protein 2 isoform X6, giving the protein MIDLSFLSEEEQETILAVLKRDAELKKFEEHRIQNLQKSVKDKSQLRYLTGEWFYEAKQVRHQDRIHGSDIIRASMRHTHKPLTILELSQMLPEKSSFISNENKEVFIPPVLRGLLQEPRMQPRIKKYQNQNPDETPQDASKPVSHSPVKRKNPFNSEFSACHTVKENNSQVVDGAVSETRTLNEDVSEQSHSELICPSVSSLMSAEESGYDDSSSPILSPLKQLSSRSMSLSKSLESLTSHTRDEKSKTESSEQMSLSVDDASALSNSKQTKTSLSVPVLQQNETESDSTFGTNLGWRRNISNSTSNISLSSGMASMSSQVSGSLSSINPADCSDFEIQGSIQFAVNYIQKLGEFHIFVVHCKDLAMADTKKSRCDPYVKCYLLPDKSKLGKRKTTVKKKTLNPTYNEILKFTIKMEELKTQNLNISVWHNDTLGRNSFLGEVDLDLSEWDFSNTQINEHRLKTRVLAQTSTPSPSHLMDSRGQMRVALRFLPKMSHSNRTSRIETGEMQIWVKDCKNLPSVTGGMIDPFVKCTVLPDTSRKSRQKTRVVKRTANPMFNHTMVYDGFQQEDLREACVELTVWDHDRLNNHYIGGLRLGLGTGKSFGTEVVWMDSTTEEANLWDRMLKSDGEWVEDVLPLRMLVMAKSMSK
- the sytl2a gene encoding synaptotagmin-like protein 2 isoform X11 encodes the protein MIDLSFLSEEEQETILAVLKRDAELKKFEEHRIQNLQKSVKDKSQLRYLTGEWFYEAKQVRHQDRIHGSDIIRASMRHTHKPLTILELSQMLPEKSSFISNENKEVFIPPVLRGLLQEPRMQPRIKKYQNQNPDETPQDASKPVSHSPVKQRKNPFNSEFSACHTVKENNSQVVDGAVSETRTLNEASALSNSKQTKTSLSVPVLQQNETESDSTFGTNLGWRRNISNSTSNISLSSGMASMSSQVSGSLSSINPADCSDFEIQGSIQFAVNYIQKLGEFHIFVVHCKDLAMADTKKSRCDPYVKCYLLPDKSKLGKRKTTVKKKTLNPTYNEILKFTIKMEELKTQNLNISVWHNDTLGRNSFLGEVDLDLSEWDFSNTQINEHRLKTRVLAQTSTPSPSHLMDSRGQMRVALRFLPKMSHSNRTSRIETGEMQIWVKDCKNLPSVTGGMIDPFVKCTVLPDTSRKSRQKTRVVKRTANPMFNHTMVYDGFQQEDLREACVELTVWDHDRLNNHYIGGLRLGLGTGKSFGTEVVWMDSTTEEANLWDRMLKSDGEWVEDVLPLRMLVMAKSMSK
- the sytl2a gene encoding synaptotagmin-like protein 2 isoform X9; the protein is MIDLSFLSEEEQETILAVLKRDAELKKFEEHRIQNLQKSVKDKSQLRYLTGEWFYEAKQVRHQDRIHGSDIIRASMRHTHKPLTILELSQMLPEKSSFISNENKEVFIPPVLRGLLQEPRMQPRIKKYQNQNPDETPQDASKPVSHSPVKQRKNPFNSEFSACHTVKENNSQVVDGAVSETRTLNEGDEKSKTESSEQMSLSVDDASALSNSKQTKTSLSVPVLQQNETESDSTFGTNLGWRRNISNSTSNISLSSGMASMSSQVSGSLSSINPADCSDFEIQGSIQFAVNYIQKLGEFHIFVVHCKDLAMADTKKSRCDPYVKCYLLPDKSKLGKRKTTVKKKTLNPTYNEILKFTIKMEELKTQNLNISVWHNDTLGRNSFLGEVDLDLSEWDFSNTQINEHRLKTRVLAQTSTPSPSHLMDSRGQMRVALRFLPKMSHSNRTSRIETGEMQIWVKDCKNLPSVTGGMIDPFVKCTVLPDTSRKSRQKTRVVKRTANPMFNHTMVYDGFQQEDLREACVELTVWDHDRLNNHYIGGLRLGLGTGKSFGTEVVWMDSTTEEANLWDRMLKSDGEWVEDVLPLRMLVMAKSMSK
- the sytl2a gene encoding synaptotagmin-like protein 2 isoform X7 encodes the protein MIDLSFLSEEEQETILAVLKRDAELKKFEEHRIQNLQKSVKDKSQLRYLTGEWFYEAKQVRHQDRIHGSDIIRASMRHTHKPLTILELSQMLPEKSSFISNENKEVFIPPVLRGLLQEPRMQPRIKKYQNQNPDETPQDASKPVSHSPVKQRKNPFNSEFSACHTVKENNSQVVDGAVSETRTLNEGYDDSSSPILSPLKQLSSRSMSLSKSLESLTSHTRDEKSKTESSEQMSLSVDDASALSNSKQTKTSLSVPVLQQNETESDSTFGTNLGWRRNISNSTSNISLSSGMASMSSQVSGSLSSINPADCSDFEIQGSIQFAVNYIQKLGEFHIFVVHCKDLAMADTKKSRCDPYVKCYLLPDKSKLGKRKTTVKKKTLNPTYNEILKFTIKMEELKTQNLNISVWHNDTLGRNSFLGEVDLDLSEWDFSNTQINEHRLKTRVLAQTSTPSPSHLMDSRGQMRVALRFLPKMSHSNRTSRIETGEMQIWVKDCKNLPSVTGGMIDPFVKCTVLPDTSRKSRQKTRVVKRTANPMFNHTMVYDGFQQEDLREACVELTVWDHDRLNNHYIGGLRLGLGTGKSFGTEVVWMDSTTEEANLWDRMLKSDGEWVEDVLPLRMLVMAKSMSK
- the sytl2a gene encoding synaptotagmin-like protein 2 isoform X2, with protein sequence MKHEEEHCSQAKATRGATGHSVNKEKLPEQSTNNSFQTTSDTQPSTSGSSSSPHADPTFFSSDRSAEVQRPQNKAVKIPKRTETDKSQTLYQSTSNMTVDTSAFIKHETKLSTMTNVKTVQLTARQNSEFKETVYTVHEEATEGRVVQPLEKLSNLRAFWERENTGPKIIFAKGEARQEATAKEGTKASHVPQMYMESKHYLPMKMEKNEVQDITHKSQKKTLSLRTEGSLSVDWSTEDGTYRANPVLIYEETEDSLKVSVKETQIPGPHENIINSLAHSVGFNTHKQVGDIPVSLPRQSTSIPQEDRPAKISELKHFWEMEYTGPRVIVARVKEHSSMLGDKEVSPQSDPRESEGEEQTSLNRTKSSGILKALKVTDKGFVSLNPDRSQLRCVSSTGDIPAAWSQNQVKAETQFEERPLSPSQPHRPASKNQNDKVRKSPPKTCHPKVLPKEFSSPERSSLEGSPLKTFPIDINPQTEVVRQQEGKPTTVPKQSPLHKAKQTGTKPSMDVRSSPLPLHLKDTGTYIDHVNTEQSSTSSSTSLQSKKASEHRFRTFTHLARSFLPQDYQYYLGPKENAHSPPSNHEKASATENDEIHEPQCALRDFVGNQSESHNEWSTTSSCAVSKHRNPSQDTTTRPWTLSRASANSYDDSSSPILSPLKQLSSRSMSLSKSLESLTSHTRDEKSKTESSEQMSLSVDDASALSNSKQTKTSLSVPVLQQNETESDSTFGTNLGWRRNISNSTSNISLSSGMASMSSVSGSLSSINPADCSDFEIQGSIQFAVNYIQKLGEFHIFVVHCKDLAMADTKKSRCDPYVKCYLLPDKSKLGKRKTTVKKKTLNPTYNEILKFTIKMEELKTQNLNISVWHNDTLGRNSFLGEVDLDLSEWDFSNTQINEHRLKTRVLAQTSTPSPSHLMDSRGQMRVALRFLPKMSHSNRTSRIETGEMQIWVKDCKNLPSVTGGMIDPFVKCTVLPDTSRKSRQKTRVVKRTANPMFNHTMVYDGFQQEDLREACVELTVWDHDRLNNHYIGGLRLGLGTGKSFGTEVVWMDSTTEEANLWDRMLKSDGEWVEDVLPLRMLVMAKSMSK
- the sytl2a gene encoding synaptotagmin-like protein 2 isoform X10, which encodes MIDLSFLSEEEQETILAVLKRDAELKKFEEHRIQNLQKSVKDKSQLRYLTGEWFYEAKQVRHQDRIHGSDIIRASMRHTHKPLTILELSQMLPEKSSFISNENKEVFIPPVLRGLLQEPRMQPRIKKYQNQNPDETPQDASKPVSHSPVKRKNPFNSEFSACHTVKENNSQVVDGAVSETRTLNEGDEKSKTESSEQMSLSVDDASALSNSKQTKTSLSVPVLQQNETESDSTFGTNLGWRRNISNSTSNISLSSGMASMSSQVSGSLSSINPADCSDFEIQGSIQFAVNYIQKLGEFHIFVVHCKDLAMADTKKSRCDPYVKCYLLPDKSKLGKRKTTVKKKTLNPTYNEILKFTIKMEELKTQNLNISVWHNDTLGRNSFLGEVDLDLSEWDFSNTQINEHRLKTRVLAQTSTPSPSHLMDSRGQMRVALRFLPKMSHSNRTSRIETGEMQIWVKDCKNLPSVTGGMIDPFVKCTVLPDTSRKSRQKTRVVKRTANPMFNHTMVYDGFQQEDLREACVELTVWDHDRLNNHYIGGLRLGLGTGKSFGTEVVWMDSTTEEANLWDRMLKSDGEWVEDVLPLRMLVMAKSMSK